The Streptomyces sp. NBC_01197 genome window below encodes:
- the gcvT gene encoding glycine cleavage system aminomethyltransferase GcvT produces the protein MSPTPRLTALDALHRSLGATMTDFAGWDMPLRYGSERDEHIAVRTHAGLFDLSHMGEITVSGPQAVRLLDHALVGNISTVGNGRARYTMICQEDGGILDDLIVYRLGEQEYMVVANAGNAQVVLDALTARAGGFDAVVRDDRHAYALLAVQGPESSGILKALTDADLDGLKYYAGLPGTVAGVQALIARTGYTGEDGFELFVAPSDAEKLWQALTEAGAPAGLVPCGLSCRDTLRLEAGMPLYGHELTTALTPFDAGLGRVVKFEKEGDFVGRAALEAAAERAAAAPPRKLVGLIAEGRRVPRAGYQVVADGQVVGEVTSGAPSPTLGRPIAMAYVDAAHAEPGTSGVGVDIRGTHEPYEVVALPFYKRQK, from the coding sequence ATGAGCCCCACGCCCCGTCTCACAGCACTCGACGCCCTGCACCGTTCGCTGGGCGCGACCATGACCGACTTCGCGGGCTGGGACATGCCGCTGCGCTACGGCAGTGAGCGCGACGAGCACATCGCCGTACGGACGCACGCCGGTCTCTTCGACCTCTCCCACATGGGCGAGATCACCGTCAGCGGCCCGCAGGCCGTGCGGCTGCTCGACCACGCGCTGGTCGGCAACATCAGCACCGTCGGCAACGGCCGCGCCCGCTACACCATGATCTGCCAGGAGGACGGCGGGATCCTGGACGATCTGATCGTGTACCGGCTCGGCGAGCAGGAGTACATGGTCGTCGCCAACGCGGGCAACGCGCAGGTGGTCCTGGACGCGCTGACCGCCCGCGCGGGCGGCTTCGACGCCGTCGTACGGGACGACCGCCACGCGTACGCCCTGCTGGCCGTACAGGGCCCGGAATCCTCCGGCATCCTGAAAGCGCTCACGGACGCCGACCTGGACGGGCTGAAGTACTACGCGGGCCTGCCCGGCACCGTCGCCGGCGTCCAGGCGCTCATCGCAAGGACCGGCTACACGGGCGAGGACGGATTCGAGCTGTTCGTCGCCCCGTCCGACGCCGAGAAGCTCTGGCAGGCACTGACCGAGGCGGGCGCGCCGGCCGGTCTGGTGCCCTGCGGCCTCTCCTGCCGCGACACCCTGCGTCTGGAGGCGGGTATGCCCCTCTACGGCCATGAGCTGACCACCGCGCTGACCCCCTTCGACGCCGGTCTCGGCCGGGTCGTCAAGTTCGAGAAGGAGGGCGACTTCGTCGGGCGCGCTGCCCTGGAGGCTGCCGCCGAGCGCGCCGCAGCGGCCCCGCCGCGCAAGCTGGTCGGTCTGATCGCCGAGGGCCGCCGGGTCCCCCGCGCGGGCTACCAGGTCGTCGCGGACGGCCAGGTCGTCGGCGAGGTCACGTCGGGCGCCCCTTCGCCGACGCTGGGCAGGCCGATCGCCATGGCGTACGTCGACGCGGCCCACGCGGAGCCCGGCACCTCCGGTGTGGGCGTGGACATCCGCGGTACGCATGAGCCGTACGAGGTCGTGGCCCTCCCCTTCTACAAGCGCCAGAAGTGA